The Amphiura filiformis chromosome 8, Afil_fr2py, whole genome shotgun sequence genomic sequence CATCATGATTATATGCactaataaaaaaatgaattgctaggtctataataactcatatttattatgttgatgctaagtaatgttgtatgatcatgatttaaatcctaAGGAGGTGTTGCTtaccaaataattgtttatttcttacttttgTTTGAATCTGTTCATAAACGGTTTGTTCAATCAAACTGTTCTTTAAAATTCCTGAGTGTTTGACCAAgtattttaggtttttctcattttagatCAAATAAAACCTAGAAACACttaaattttagtaacattttgcttttgttatccatgatattaaagtttaaaaccttaCACAACATAataaccagctctaaataaagtatgtagttgaaataatcacatatttcattaatattacaatattttcagtttgtaatattgctaaaaataccacatagaaacactgtattttctaaaaaagcaacaccgccccaagatattctaatttgtttctcacagccacatgttgggtcactctaatgacaccaacaaaaattcaaaattttgatgtatattttttatatttgcatttgaattcatcaactaaaaattcaatttttcaagACATTTTGAGGGGGGTATGTTCAGACACCCCCTAgagccaaatgataggggttggttGAATGTCAATTGTTCCCTGTAATGCCCGGGGTAGATATTTCTTacaaatacttaatttacttaaataacttcaaccacttgtgaaaaaatgaaaatacaaaattggcttaaattcaggaaaaattcatccatttttaagggtgtagattgtaccaaaacaaataagggctataaacccttaacaaggggggtcagaatcctgaaaaagtttcagtgagaatgtttcatcaaacacccctactacaccaaatatgggcaaattcgaacaaccttgatgttcctgccactgcctgGCTTTCTCCGGCATGATCAATTAAGTGGTTAAAAAGTCTCAAAACATTTTTCTGGATGATTTTAATTTGACATGGTTACAACAATTTGAAAATGTCATTCTGGTCCAAAACCATGTGACAAAATATAAGCCATTCAGCAATATTTCAGCTATTTTGTTATCAATTAGGGACCGGTCACAAGCACTTGTTAaggggagcctgatgcaaaacaCAATTCATCGCGAAAAATTTTTGGGTCCCcccctttcagatctcaaaatttcagggcccccttttgacacaaaaattatgggtcaacaccATAGAAAAACAATAATTGCCTTGTGCATCTTACTTTTTAGcacaaaaatatcatgttttgggcccaaatagggtacaaTTGCAAAATTTTCCACGTTTCATGCGCATTGGCCCATCAAATAGCAGAAAACACCTTATTTTGTGGCTAAAACAgtctgaaatttaaatttttcgTGTACAAATATGCACATCTCCCTccaaatagtctgaaattgaaatttttcatGCACAAATATGCTCATCccctgacccccctaaattttaataATTCCACTGCCACTGTCAGGGTCTATAATTCTTACAAAAAGTCAGTGATAATCTGGATCCCAATATCAACATGTAGTAGTGGTGCAGTTCATGGTAGATAATTCAGTAAGTGTCTGCTCTGATGACAACTTACAGTCAgcattaatgggtatattttcacgggaaaattgtctggacacatgaccaatgggtatcaatgtaagtgtgacctcgagcctgatctctgacccctggcggtgacctcgctattcaagtcttagtaattttgaattggaatagtattcttggctgcattttcgatagaaatttgtgtcttgcaaatttataatatcatgcaatcttaatttcttcacaatatcatcaaaacgtaattttcaaaaatattcatcTACGGAAACTcctaccataatattattaacttgcgacaagtaacttattttgcattaaaggaggaattcttcctattcaaacaCATTGGTAGACTACCCGCTGTGCTCcgtaatgctaatatgtctgcaccCATGGgtgtcatgtgtccagaaaattttcccgtgaaaattttctGACTGCTAGGGACACTGATGACAACTGAAATCGAAATTTTTTTGTGTACATATATGCACACACCCCTccaaatagtctgaaattgaaattttcatGCACAAATATGCTCATCCCCAAACCCCTCCCCTAAATTTTAATAATTCCACTGCCACTGTCAGGGTCTATAATTCTTACAACAAGTCAGTGATAATCTAGATCCCAATATCAACATGTAGAAGTAGTGCAGTTCATGGTAGATAATTCAGTAAGTGTCTGCTCTGATGACAACTTATGACAGCATTGAGTGATCCCGACCCATCTCATCCCCACAAGAAGAGGAAGGGGGATATATTATTTGGCAGGTAAATTAAGTGCAACATTTTCAGGTCACATATCAGCCTGTTTTGAGTCATTTCTGGTTGGATGAGAAACACACAACCCGCACACATTATTCACAAAGCAGTGTCAAATCCAAACCACACATTTTGCGGTATGTAAAACATACCGACATCTTATCATAGGTAATACCAGGAAATTAAAAATTATACTTGTAATCACAACTGATGTACCTTCACCATGAACAAGAAGTTTTACAGCCATTGTAAAAGAGTCACCCAGTTAAACAAACACACTAAGAAACATTGAGTTATGTTTCCTTTGGAAGAACTTGATAtccctgtatttttctggaatgggggatAATACCAGGAAATTAAAAATTACACTTGTAATCACAACCGTTGTACCTTTACTGCCATTCATCAGCATAAACTAAGAGGTTTTACAGAGATTGTAAAAGAGTTGACCAGTTAAACAAAACACACTAAGAAACATTTTTCACCAAACAAGGTCCTGAGAAACAAATTCATGAAAATAATAAAGGTGAACaacttcaaaaaagaaaaaaagaaaaggaaaaaatgcTACATTCCCTGCCTAGCCCAAGCATATGCAAATACATACATAAGCATGATAAAAAATCTTTAATCTTGTAAATTTCAGTTCTGAAAAGTTCCAAACTCTACAAACTGCATATACAATAGATTGCTGTATGGCCTGCACATTTATTTACAAGCCAACATAAGGGTATGCAATGATATTAAGCAGTAGCTTGATTGAAGGATCCAACTAAAATGACGTCCCAAATCGGGTCCCAAATGAGTTAATCTCAGACTTCCTATCCTATGAAATCACATTGACCATATCCACTCGCTTACTCAAGCTTCCTCCCTCTGGGCATGCTCACTAACTACCAAAATATCAACTTCCTGGCCAAAGTCCAACGACCCCCATAGACAACCGTGTCAGTTAATTTGACCCTACAGATTGGAACAAATATCCTGTTATCTAATTAAGACTCTTCTTCCAATCAGTGTGGAAATTGTGTATTACTTTGCTGTTGGGGTATGAGGGTGTTGGAATTTTGTCAGTGACATTTTTTTACCCTTTAAGCTGGCGGCAGTGGCATGCATGCACACCGTAGCAGACGACACTACTAAAAACCAACACAAACAAGCAGGCAGCAGAACTGCGAGACCACAAAACCTGTGACAAGACAGTGTCGTGGTCACTCAAATCAAGTTACTATGAGTTAAGGAAATTGACATTACTGTTAACAAATGCAGCTACAATTTATCTCAAGATAATGTTGAAGTGGAGTGAAATACTCTGTGAAGGAGGAAATAAGTTGGATGTATAAAAATAACAGaagctacagaagatagcaaactgaAAAGCTATTTTTGATGAAGCTATCAATCGATCTTATTTGAATTCCATAAGTGGACTTTGTAGACAGACAGATCTAGCAGGCAGACAGAAGGAGCAGACTTAGTGGACTCAAGTGGACACCAGGTTCCTGTAGATGGCTATCGTACCACCTAATTTAGGAAAATAACGTATGTTGCATCACTGAAGTTCGTCAGATATTTCGTCGCCCCCCAATAAATGCTGATAACCTAATTTGATGCAGGTTGCAAGTTTGATTGAGTTGTGATGAGGAATAATGAATTGATCATCGAAACCATGAAACAATTATAAAATGAGCTTGTGTAATCAACTTTAATCAAATGCTGATATCCATGACACCTTAATTAAAAAGTATCAAAGAATATCAACTTGATGATTATAATAAGCCTACATATATACAGAAGCCGATTTTGGAATTAATTTGTCGGAGAAAACAGTTCGAAAGTTTAAGGATATTGAGATAATCACTTGGCTACTATCACTACCCTAATTAGGGCACATGACGAGGTGATTAATAAACGTTAGAACAACACCTACGCTCCTAAAGCAAGCATGCGTGTCTTCTGCCTGTACACATGGAAGAGATATATTTAGAATAAACCTGTGAGTGTGAGCACCTGTTGTGAAAATTGTGATTAACAGCACGACCATATTTTGTCTTCAACCTCAAATTTCTGACATCAGTAATCAAAAGTGAATTTGACGTACAAGATATGACATGATCTTCTGTGTGTGACTCATTTTTGACACCGACAAAGATCACCTCGGCAGTTTTCTGGAAAACACAACACTTCTCATTTAGTCGAAGCATTTTGTTATAACACTAGAGCTGCTGTGGTTGATACCAACTGACTTCAAATCAAGATGGCATCCAGTGCAACTATGACATTCTTCTATGGATTACTAACTCTTCTGATCATGCAAACTTTACACCAACAGACCGATGCTCAATTAACCTGGAAAATGGACCCTAAAGACATTATTGCCCTTCAGGGTGACACAGTCATGGTGAACTGTATTATATCTGGAAGGAATACGACTCAAGGCGAGCAGAAATTTTGGTGGTATAAGCCAGACAGAGGTCAGTATATCAGTCGCAATTACGCGCTGTATGTACAAGAACCGCATGTTAGTCGGTTTACCGTTCTACTGGACAAACACTTAGGGGTGTATTCATTGGTTATTCGTAATGTGACAGAATATGATGGAGGTCAGTACCAATGCATCTTTAGACAGACTGAGGAGCAAGAAAGTTTCTCTGGTCTCACCACTGTAACTGTATTGATTCCGCCAGCTGAAGGTTACCCAAAATGCACCACGTATCCCAAATCGCATCTGCTACTCTCTCCATTAGAGACGGAAGCATTGCACTGTCCTAGGCCACCACCGGAGACCACTCATGCCAGGAGTAATATCACAGTGTATCATGTTTGGACACACCAAAAAGAGCTTGTCCATGCATTTTTTCTTCAGAATAAAACAACGCTTTTTTCACAAGCTAAACCAAAGGGCACGCCTGAATCAAAGGCTCCTGTCGCATACTGCACATTGGATGACCCTGCCTTACTTGGACCATACCCAGAACGATGCCGGTTACTTGCCACACCCCAAAAGGCATCAGCGAGAATATCACCCGGTACTGTAACTGCCCGACTCGGAGAAAGCGTCAACTACACGTGTCATAGTGAAGACATAGCCGTAGTTACGGACTATTCTTGGCAGTTTTCTAAACCTGTGCCATCGGTGGGACTTAGTGTGTATGAAAATGGTCAGGTGATTTCAATACAGAAATTCTCACGAGTAGAAGATTTGGTGAAAATTACCTGTACGGTCAAGACTGAATGGGGCTTGATTGCAGAAGCATCAGCTGATCTTACCACTGTACCGTCTGTATTGAACTTTGTAGATAACAGTACCACTACCACACCCGTGGATGCTAATGATAACTCCAGCTCTATTTATCAATCGGATGAAACAAAAATAGCAACAATTATTCCAGAAGAAAAGAACACGATAAGAAACATTGGATTTCTTATCGGACCTGGTATCGGTGTCCTCCTGTTGTTCATAGGGGCTATCTTCCTTGCATGCTGTATCATCAAATGGAAAACCAAAGGTAAGAAATTACGTCGAGGTACCTTCAAAACCAACGACGCTCCTGTGACATTAAGAACAGTAGCCAAAAACCAGAATCGCAACAGCAGCGCGCTATCACGCCGATTCTCAGATTCGTACCGATACGACGGCAACCACGGTGTTGGGAATTACGAAAACTTCCAAGCTATCACTGCGCATCAGAACAGCGCATTTTTACGAGGGGTGTCGTCATTCCAAGGCCAAAACGGGGGGCCAAATTCGCCTCTTGAAGCAAATGTGAAAGTTCACATAGAAATGCCTAATTTAAGTGCCAGTCTACCAGCACTCAATATGTACAAAGTGTCAGGCAATGGTGGTAAAGACCCACCCCCTCCTCCCCCAGATGATGAAGATCTGCAAGCGTTGAATAATTTCCCTCCGCCGCTTCCCTTATTGGAAACACCGGTAAGCACACTGAACAGGGGTAATTCTTACCAAGACTTGTATGTGGATCCTCAACCCGATACCTACAACAGACCGGATACCTTCAACACATCGTCGCCgcattatcatcatgatcatcatcaccaccatcatcatcattcccCATCAATCTCATCAAATGGCTACGGTGGCAATGGTGTCAACGGCTATCACACTCACGACGAACCTGTTAATTATTCCTATCATAATCACGATCATAACGAGTTGCAGAATAACGACAGACCGCGTAAAATTCCGCCCCCTGTTTTCCCTAGAAGGAAGACGCCCTCTATTTCAAATGATTGGAATAACGGGCGATCGTTTTCGAACACTATGCAACCTTTACACAGGATATGAGTGTGTAAGATCTACAGAACTATAAAGACAAAAAAGTATTccaagaacatgtcaaaaatgtaaaatatgGTTATATGTAATGTGCTTAAAATTGTCATCATTTACAAATGATTAAGTACTGGGAAATCCTTCAGTGACCAAAATAGTTAAATATATTATGCACTCTATcaaatatcataaaatgtttatgcatctatttgattttttttaaataaggcaCTGTATATGACTAAATTAGCATCCCAAGCAATACTATATGATTTGCTGAGGATTGAGCACCCTCAATTTcttcttcaaaacatttttttactgTAAATAGAATAATCTGCAAAAACAAGGCCTTGGGTACTGTAATTATGAATAAATCtgaaatatttaataaaaatctTGTTATCCCGAAATCTTGTAAGTCGGCCAATTAGATTTGCCGACACACACTATCATAGTTCTAGGCGCTGGAAAGTAAGGCCCAAaaataaaaggtttgtctcaaagctcacaagtggtttgaaaacaaatgtgaaatgcaatttttttttccgacttggtatttttatggtatttttagaaaaaaaaatctgattttcgctgaatttttccacaaaattttctttttaaattaagttttttttaaataaaaatatattctgCATTTCTTTATTTCCAAATTGTGCACGCACGAGCTTTTAGACGAATTTTTTTTGTTAGTTTTATGAAATTCCCCATCAATCTCATCAAATCTCATCAAAAAACAACTCTTTTTTGGCTGAAATAAATTAACTTTAACTGAGATTTATTgacaaaaattcataaatttttcaaaatatgtttgtaaaaaatattcagattttttccAGATGTTTCAAGcttttagggtcatttagcctcttccTGAAAAGAATCCACACCAACCTACCCTACTTGGCAAGTctgtccgtccgcccgtagaacaagttattttttctttgtcgcccagggtgtgagtgaccacagataaaaaagtctgaaaaaatctgaaatttggacaactcctatacttttgtacagagaaaGTGCAGAAAAAGAGATCAAAATCAAGATCAAAAAATCTGCATTCAGTTTTTAATCtaaactctcacacccctggtcGCCTCACAGTTGTTTTCCTTGAAGCCAGACTGGCTGACTTTGAAGTTTAAAatttaaaagtcaagaaattATGCAACTTTTGTATTATGTTGATTTGTTGATAGCAGATAGGTCTGGCTACAAGAAATTATTTATGACATAATACAAGcaaatatttatgatatataaACAACTTTAGGTCACCTTAATATTTTAAGATTGTTATGCCTTTTTTGTACGTTCagcccattttttaccatttttatcaAAGTTTTTCCCCTTGAGAGTTACCTCGCCCTAACTATACCACTATATTCATGAACTTTAATACCAGCACAAATAATTCCAGCAATCACTTTTTATTTTCACAAAAGTGAAGGTATTCCCATAATATTCAAGAGATTAGAATAGCATTTATGAAtttatgatcacaaaaccttgCTGGACAAGGCCTTATAAACTCCATTAAGGGATGAACCGGCGGATGACCACCTGTTCCGTCCGTGCGTCCGGTCTCTATGTTCTAAACAATGAAAACCGGGCGGATTTTGTGGTCAAccgccggttgagttttgatttcatccccaaCAAAATGCCAGTAAATTGTTTGGAAACtcaagtatagaccacttgacatcattgtttatcaacaaaggtgagggactggactattgatatgcttgaacgaaccgctacactgttcaatggctttcttgtactatatgaaatgtggtgggtgattTAAAATACATGTGCCCTGTGCatactacgatgcgtacgcacactgcagggcaaagcaCAATGATATTTGCCAttattcgcgcgcatactgccggtcaatgacgtcacatgtcaagtcgTCTATATATTGTACATGCCAACTTTGCTGGACACACAGTTGCATGGGTAGATAAAGAAAATATCAGTtacattttcaaactcatattttaaacaagtttaaataaaaaaaggggtGTGTTGCTTTTCTAATCATGTATTAATGCCTAGCCAACTAAGTTGGACAAACTTTGTACTCTTGGTCATTAGTCACATATGAAGTaggaaattttcaaacttttctaaCCACTTGGGAACACATCTCAAAGTCATTTGATGTACATTATAAGTGAAATGTGTCAAATTAATTTCTATCATACATTCTTACTCACACatcctattttttttataaatatatttttaaaaaactggTTTGATTTTATGATATTTGTGGAAACTGTCACTGTACTGATGTCATTATGTTGACAAAACAAGTCAAAATTAATTCCATCATTATGGTGAATCAGAGGTTTTAACTGTCAAGTTTAAAGATGTCAAAAGTACAGTGTTTATTGAGAATAAGAGTAAGATAGCAGAAGCCATATTTTTCAGTTTTAAACTGCAGTGTAAATGTACTTCTTAAAGGccgattcagtgatttgctcatccgggcgatcgtaaaaatcatcaaaattcagatattggtacctttgtcattgtcataaatgtgttaacatagcctgctagtggttcagctgaaagccgtgtatttaagacaaaaataaggaatttacatgaatctgtaatttatataagtAGTGATAgtttataaattagctacatgtacgagggggtatcaaaagttttagaaatcgcccagaagtgaaagagctatatcaatgaaattttgtcagtgcaatcactggtccttatgtacattatggtccaaaaatggtctcatagatatgtttactttttttacaggtggcactagatgccaataacctgctgccccagttactgcgcataaactgcaagattgagaaaattgaggcaagcagcattattaagatcctgcttttgaagggttgcagtgcctagaaaattgatgatgaaatgaaagttatcttggtggtgattgtgatatgtcactgtcgctttttggaaaaggaattttatttcatcacagattttctggctCTGTaaccttaaaatggaacttaatcatgctgcatgcctcaattttctccattttgctggttatgcttgttacataggcaggtagtgtcacatctagctcctgtaaaaaagtaaacatacttatgagaccattttttgcaccatagtgtacataaggaccagtgattgcactgacaaaatttcattgatatagctctttcacttctgggagatttctaaaactttttgataccccctcgtatttgaatggggcttcaacttcgtcaatactgctgttttctttgtttgttaccaaatgttttttgtttcaaaaatataaaatgacaatttgaatgacttatccttcactttttataagcaatttataaacaatttcatttttttttacactctcgctgggatcactgaatgggtctttaatatttttcaaagttttctcaattttttgaattgttcctttgttttaaaaatatgggccaaaaggatcaaaatttgacttttttttttcaattttgactaacattttggatattttgaggtttatttttttaacaaagaaAAATTTCACAAATTCGAGAAAACCCTTTCTGGATTTgtctttagtacacaaatatgcaatttctgTCAATTTGGATGTAGGTTATGGTGGACCGAAAATGTTTGGCATGGAcaatcaaatttggcgcttttctcaaaaactgctcatttttgcagaaatctgccatgctagttggattccttgtatatagtctgtccacttagaagtacaaagtaaaaagACCTCGGAAACGGGAGGtacgagaataattatttcagtgcaatgcttctttggcgcgccaactgctgcgcgatttgtacttgccgagcgcaccacgctcttgtCGTGTCGCGTCGCGTTCGTGTGTGACGCAaggcatcgacccccgatgccgcaaatttggtttgtacttctatgtggacagactgtagtatCATTTCCTTTCTAATAATGAAAATGCatattatcatcattactttaaaGACACAATACAAAACACAGTCTAAATTTTCCCACTTTAAGTGATCATGCCAGTGCCACCTTAATGCATATTGGTATAACAATGCACACATACCTATTTATGTTCAATACTACCTTCATGGTTTATATAGTGGTCAAACTTTAATAAGGTGTTTCAATAATACCCACATACATGTAACTATTTATAAGTTAAATAGTGGTCATACTTAATGTGTTTTAATAATATCATACCTATATAATTATTGCATGCAGGGAAATGAAATCAATGGCCATTTTTAGCTATACTTTGGTCAACTTATTAAGAAGTGAATATTGATCGGCTTTTGTTACTTGTACTTGTGGTTAAATCATAAAAGCGCCCCTTAGTCATGAAATACACAATGCACTGTGTGTAGGtataccattctatatcaatctacAATGTTATGGGCCCTGCCtatttgctgtcgtagtgcacattagaatatgaccgttgctagctggatcacgctttctatGTTACGAACCaccgatcgaaatgatcacaacacaaagcctatggcatatcaaaattcggaacaggtgtatgagcccgggcttggagcagtaaccaatggttattaacgtgcactacgacagcgagttatgagctgatcaaagtataggcctatttagcCAAGGATGAGTCATTATGACCGTCTGATAAACTAATGACCCTTGGAGGTCTGGACAAacaatatttattaattattattattttacctcAAACTAATTGACCCTAAAAACCAATGTGTGACACATTTTTTGAATTAGGTAAAATCATAGTAAAGCACAATGCAGCAAAAAATAATTTTGCTCTCTGTACAATGTATCTATGGCTGAATTTATTTGGGAAACAAGTTTGattattttatgaaaattgggGCTGGTCCTGACATTTCATTCTTTAGTTCTCATATTTGgcgatcctagcatttagcttgaggtccagggacactccaaaacagAGTATATAGGCCCAATTTTGAAATAACTTTACCTAAAAAAAGGGAGggagtgggactatactcaagtcAGTATGGTACGTGCATGTGCGAGGGAGAGTGGGGTGCGTagggggggtgtggggtgtgtgtgtgtaattAAGGCTGTATAAGTGTTGCCCCAAACAAATTAAGCACTTGAAAACAATGTACTGAGATATTGAGGAtgagttttaaatattattaGAATATATAAAATACAGCCATTATTACATAAAGATgcatatattatatttaaaatttgaaCCCATGTAACAAGCATGGTAAAGACAAGTATGATAATTTTTAGAATGTTCGTAACTTAAATATTGTGTGTaaatataattaggcctatgcctattgttTTCTGAATACATTTGTATAAACTTGTAAAATTGAGTTGCCTTACTGGTTAACACATAGGTGTGCTCTTCTGATACAAGTGATTTCAGGTTGGTGAACATTTGTAAAACCTGAAAAGTGATTAGAAAGTAAAATGAAACTTCTATGCTACTCAAATTTTGTACACTCATTGGAGAGCTTTCACCAAGTCGACcagcatcttcagcagatgttattgctctgaagatttgttgttgctatagAAAAAATAGGATGatttagtcgcggagtaacaagcgtagttgaatgttccacgatgtacatgaatttaataatttttctatagtgatGTTATTGAGACACCTCTGATGACGTCACAGGTGTTGATGACATCAAATACAAAGATGTTATTGATGCTATAACATCTTTGTATTTGATGCTATAACATCAAATACAAAGATGTTATAGCATCAATAACATCACtaacaacaacaaatcttcagagcaataacatctgcTGGAAATGCCGGTTGTCTTGGTGAAAGTATCAAATTTGAGTAGCTTAGTTTTACTTTGCTTTCTATTTATGTTTACCATTATTTATATCATTACTGTATAGTGATATTTGAAATTGGTTTTGGTTTTCTAGGCATGTACTCTAAGAAATGCTTGTGAAATCAGAATTGACAATGTAGTTTGGCTGGGCAAATCTCATAATATTTATTTCACAGTTTTATGTTTTTATGCATTTAAAAAAGTAAGTTTTATTTGAAAATGTGTAtatatttttcataaaaaatattgtataattgctaCTTCAAGTAGCGATGTTCCTGTATTGTGCATTTGATAGTATGTGTATTATAAATGTTAGTATGAAATAAAATTGTTCATTAATTTTCAATCTAGGAAGTTTTGTTTGCATCAATTTGTACTTGTATACATACAATGATAAATACATTTTCAATAGATGAAGAGTTCCCGCAATGCAAAAGCTGATAACAccttttcaaactttttgagtttAGGCCTCCAATGTCTGACCTATACTGCTAGTTTTAAAATGACACCCTATACTTTTTCTTGACATCATTatccttcggctgcggagcaggcaacAACAAAATTTCTCCATGTACAGCGATCTTCACATATATcaacgctcacatctactgctgatatcaggtagtttatcaacgcacacatctactgctgatatcaggtagtttatcacgctcacatatactgctgatatcaggtacatgtagtttatcaatgcccacatctactgctaatatcaggtagtttatcaatgcctacatctactgctgatatcaggtagtttatttcCACTTGCTGCTATCTTTCAT encodes the following:
- the LOC140159060 gene encoding uncharacterized protein, which translates into the protein MASSATMTFFYGLLTLLIMQTLHQQTDAQLTWKMDPKDIIALQGDTVMVNCIISGRNTTQGEQKFWWYKPDRGQYISRNYALYVQEPHVSRFTVLLDKHLGVYSLVIRNVTEYDGGQYQCIFRQTEEQESFSGLTTVTVLIPPAEGYPKCTTYPKSHLLLSPLETEALHCPRPPPETTHARSNITVYHVWTHQKELVHAFFLQNKTTLFSQAKPKGTPESKAPVAYCTLDDPALLGPYPERCRLLATPQKASARISPGTVTARLGESVNYTCHSEDIAVVTDYSWQFSKPVPSVGLSVYENGQVISIQKFSRVEDLVKITCTVKTEWGLIAEASADLTTVPSVLNFVDNSTTTTPVDANDNSSSIYQSDETKIATIIPEEKNTIRNIGFLIGPGIGVLLLFIGAIFLACCIIKWKTKGKKLRRGTFKTNDAPVTLRTVAKNQNRNSSALSRRFSDSYRYDGNHGVGNYENFQAITAHQNSAFLRGVSSFQGQNGGPNSPLEANVKVHIEMPNLSASLPALNMYKVSGNGGKDPPPPPPDDEDLQALNNFPPPLPLLETPVSTLNRGNSYQDLYVDPQPDTYNRPDTFNTSSPHYHHDHHHHHHHHSPSISSNGYGGNGVNGYHTHDEPVNYSYHNHDHNELQNNDRPRKIPPPVFPRRKTPSISNDWNNGRSFSNTMQPLHRI